From a region of the Theobroma cacao cultivar B97-61/B2 chromosome 8, Criollo_cocoa_genome_V2, whole genome shotgun sequence genome:
- the LOC18592657 gene encoding protein LIKE COV 2 isoform X1, with translation MGEEKEGTLSSLSEGLARRDPDDVPKSPPSSPNSSTRKACYAVLQSWVSKKFMTGCVVLFPVAVTFLVTWWFIQFVDGFFSPIYARLGVDIFGLGFITSLLFIFFVGIFASSWLGATVFWLGEWLIRRMPFVKHIYSASKQVSTAISPDQNTSAFKEVAIIRHPRLGEYAFGFITSSVILQRDNGDEELCSVYVPTNHLYIGDIFLVNSEEILRPNLTIREGIEIIVSVGMTMPQVISPVQRIPHQGNRIPLNRIM, from the exons ATGGGCGAAGAAAAAGAAGGCACGTTGAGTTCACTGAGTGAAGGACTCGCTCGTCGTGATCCGGACGATGTCCCTAAATCTCCTCCTAGCTCTCCCAATTCCTCCACTCGCAAG GCTTGCTATGCTGTTCTACAAAGTTGGGTCTCAAAGAAGTTCATGACTGGATG TGTGGTACTCTTTCCAGTTGCTGTTACATTTCTTGTGACATGGTGGTTTATTCAGTTTGTTGATGGTTTCTTTAGTCCAATCTATGCCAGGCTTGGTGTTGACATATTTG GCCTTGGGTTCATTACATCTctattgtttatattttttgtggGCATATTTGCTTCATCATGGCTGGGTGCCACTGTTTTCTGGCTTGGGGAATGGTTAATCAGACGAATGCCCTTTGTAAAGCACATATACTCTGCCTCCAAACAAGTTAGCACAGCTATTTCTCCTG ACCAAAACACTAGTGCTTTTAAAGAGGTTGCAATTATTCGTCATCCTCGTCTTGGTGAATATGCATTTGGTTTTATCACATCTTCTGTTATCCTTCAG AGGGATAATGGGGATGAAGAGTTGTGCAGTGTTTATGTACCAACAAATCATCTATACATTGGGGACATATTTCTTGTTAATTCTGAGGAGATCTTAAGGCCAAACTTAACTATTCGAGAAGGCATAG AGATTATTGTTTCAGTTGGCATGACAATGCCGCAAGTAATATCCCCTGTACAAAGGATTCCTCATCAAGGTAATAGGATTCCTCTGAACAGAATAATGTGA
- the LOC18592656 gene encoding alkane hydroxylase MAH1, translating to MDLIITSDPANVHHILSSNFSMYPKGVEWKKRFDVFGSGLINSDFEEWKNRKVFFRGYLSHQRFHELLPKIFEDSMKNKLIPSLEHVSKQDIPVDFASLLKGHIFYISCRFATGCDACSSFPVSFHENIFPNAIANACEAIFARHIFPESIWKLQKWLGIGKEGKLRDARITIDNVLAEQISLKRKEMSDRMAGEDIDFNALELHLIGHRLLGPLSVSNSLIRDNMLALMFGTQDTTSTALSWFFWLLSRHPAVENRIREEIQEYFPENGETKWLAYGAKELDKLVYLHAALCETLRLFPPVPFQTRTPLQNDTLPSGYRVNQGQNILICTYAMGRMTSVWGEDCREFKPERWITHDGGIKHEPAHKFFAFNAGPRICPGKDLGFTLMKAIASTIIHNYHVQEVENHVVTPKSSIILHMKHGLMVTVKKRWP from the coding sequence ATGGATCTTATCATCACTAGCGATCCTGCGAACGTGCATCACATATTAAGCAGCAACTTCTCCATGTATCCGAAAGGGGTAGAGTGGAAGAAGCGATTTGATGTTTTTGGAAGTGGACTTATCAATTCGGATTTTGAGGAATGGAAGAATCGCAAGGTATTTTTTCGAGGCTATTTAAGCCATCAAAGGTTCCATGAACTCCTGCCAAAGATTTTTGAAGATAGCATGAAGAATAAGCTGATCCCAAGTCTGGAGCATGTCTCTAAGCAAGATATACCTGTGGACTTTGCAAGTCTACTTAAAGggcatatattttatatttcttgCAGATTTGCTACTGGTTGTGATGCTTGTTCTAGCTTCCCTGTTAGTTTCCATGAAAATATCTTTCCAAATGCCATAGCGAATGCTTGCGAAGCCATATTTGCTCGCCATATCTTTCCAGAGAGTATTTGGAAACTACAAAAATGGCTGGGAATCGGAAAAGAAGGGAAATTACGTGATGCTCGGATAACAATTGATAACGTGTTGGCCGAGCAAATATCGCTAAAGCGAAAAGAGATGAGCGACAGAATGGCGGGGGAGGATATAGATTTCAATGCATTGGAACTTCACTTGATAGGACACAGACTCCTTGGACCTCTATCTGTTTCTAATAGCTTAATTAGAGACAACATGCTTGCTTTGATGTTCGGTACCCAAGATACTACAAGCACAGCCCTCAGTTGGTTCTTCTGGCTTCTTTCAAGGCATCCGGCTGTTGAGAACAGAATTCGAGAAGAAATACAAGAATATTTTCCCGAAAATGGAGAAACGAAATGGCTGGCCTATGGTGCTAAAGAGTTAGATAAACTGGTTTATCTCCACGCAGCTCTGTGCGAAACCTTAAGACTATTCCCCCCAGTTCCTTTCCAGACGAGGACTCCTCTTCAAAATGACACCCTTCCTAGTGGTTATAGAGTTAATCAGGGTCAAAATATCCTGATCTGCACATATGCAATGGGGAGGATGACATCTGTGTGGGGAGAGGATTGCCGTGAATTCAAGCCAGAGAGATGGATCACCCATGACGGAGGGATCAAACACGAACCAGCACACAAGTTCTTCGCATTCAATGCAGGGCCTAGGATTTGTCCTGGGAAGGATCTTGGTTTTACTCTAATGAAGGCAATTGCATCAACTATTATCCACAACTACCATGTCCAGGAAGTAGAAAACCACGTAGTGACCCCTAAATCCAGCATCATTCTGCATATGAAGCACGGTTTAATGGTTACAGTGAAGAAGAGATGGCCTTGA
- the LOC18592657 gene encoding protein LIKE COV 2 isoform X3, whose protein sequence is MGEEKEGTLSSLSEGLARRDPDDVPKSPPSSPNSSTRKACYAVLQSWVSKKFMTGCVVLFPVAVTFLVTWWFIQFVDGFFSPIYARLGVDIFGLGFITSLLFIFFVGIFASSWLGATVFWLGEWLIRRMPFVKHIYSASKQVSTAISPDQNTSAFKEVAIIRHPRLGEYAFGFITSSVILQLHWCTRQGKQNEIIVSVGMTMPQVISPVQRIPHQGNRIPLNRIM, encoded by the exons ATGGGCGAAGAAAAAGAAGGCACGTTGAGTTCACTGAGTGAAGGACTCGCTCGTCGTGATCCGGACGATGTCCCTAAATCTCCTCCTAGCTCTCCCAATTCCTCCACTCGCAAG GCTTGCTATGCTGTTCTACAAAGTTGGGTCTCAAAGAAGTTCATGACTGGATG TGTGGTACTCTTTCCAGTTGCTGTTACATTTCTTGTGACATGGTGGTTTATTCAGTTTGTTGATGGTTTCTTTAGTCCAATCTATGCCAGGCTTGGTGTTGACATATTTG GCCTTGGGTTCATTACATCTctattgtttatattttttgtggGCATATTTGCTTCATCATGGCTGGGTGCCACTGTTTTCTGGCTTGGGGAATGGTTAATCAGACGAATGCCCTTTGTAAAGCACATATACTCTGCCTCCAAACAAGTTAGCACAGCTATTTCTCCTG ACCAAAACACTAGTGCTTTTAAAGAGGTTGCAATTATTCGTCATCCTCGTCTTGGTGAATATGCATTTGGTTTTATCACATCTTCTGTTATCCTTCAG CTACACTGGTGTACTAGACAGGGCAAACAAAATG AGATTATTGTTTCAGTTGGCATGACAATGCCGCAAGTAATATCCCCTGTACAAAGGATTCCTCATCAAGGTAATAGGATTCCTCTGAACAGAATAATGTGA
- the LOC18592657 gene encoding protein LIKE COV 2 isoform X2 — protein sequence MGEEKEGTLSSLSEGLARRDPDDVPKSPPSSPNSSTRKACYAVLQSWVSKKFMTGCVVLFPVAVTFLVTWWFIQFVDGFFSPIYARLGVDIFGLGFITSLLFIFFVGIFASSWLGATVFWLGEWLIRRMPFVKHIYSASKQVSTAISPDQNTSAFKEVAIIRHPRLGEYAFGFITSSVILQRDNGDEELCSVYVPTNHLYIGDIFLVNSEEILRPNLTIREGIATLVY from the exons ATGGGCGAAGAAAAAGAAGGCACGTTGAGTTCACTGAGTGAAGGACTCGCTCGTCGTGATCCGGACGATGTCCCTAAATCTCCTCCTAGCTCTCCCAATTCCTCCACTCGCAAG GCTTGCTATGCTGTTCTACAAAGTTGGGTCTCAAAGAAGTTCATGACTGGATG TGTGGTACTCTTTCCAGTTGCTGTTACATTTCTTGTGACATGGTGGTTTATTCAGTTTGTTGATGGTTTCTTTAGTCCAATCTATGCCAGGCTTGGTGTTGACATATTTG GCCTTGGGTTCATTACATCTctattgtttatattttttgtggGCATATTTGCTTCATCATGGCTGGGTGCCACTGTTTTCTGGCTTGGGGAATGGTTAATCAGACGAATGCCCTTTGTAAAGCACATATACTCTGCCTCCAAACAAGTTAGCACAGCTATTTCTCCTG ACCAAAACACTAGTGCTTTTAAAGAGGTTGCAATTATTCGTCATCCTCGTCTTGGTGAATATGCATTTGGTTTTATCACATCTTCTGTTATCCTTCAG AGGGATAATGGGGATGAAGAGTTGTGCAGTGTTTATGTACCAACAAATCATCTATACATTGGGGACATATTTCTTGTTAATTCTGAGGAGATCTTAAGGCCAAACTTAACTATTCGAGAAGGCATAG CTACACTGGTGTACTAG